In the genome of Deinococcus deserti VCD115, one region contains:
- a CDS encoding HD-GYP domain-containing protein → MFRRPRTPQPTAPVTEARKPTSTPAGGVPDATRVLNDLLARPSLEGILEGALLHASTLLGGDMRGYAILRRGQDKVAGVSGYPKALIGTALSGPWRAMKPCMLADGARELYESNPAELHSTLDTCGMKDVRLTLVVPLSDRGRALGALVLDRTSSEGVSPAAQEAVNRWGAAVAPLIGVLESREEWKAAARQITASVVEAIESQDFDALGHGKAVADLSVALGRAVGLVGRDLDELWFAATMHDLGKIHGETAHAQVGANFLHDVPLMNEAQKAIRHHHERWDGQGEPGRLAGEDIPLYARILAVANAYVRLGDLERVKAQAGKGLDPKLVAALEKLPQ, encoded by the coding sequence GTGTTCCGACGCCCCAGAACCCCCCAGCCAACGGCGCCTGTCACAGAGGCCCGTAAGCCCACGTCCACGCCGGCCGGGGGTGTGCCGGACGCAACGCGTGTGCTGAACGACCTGCTGGCCCGCCCAAGCCTCGAAGGCATTCTTGAAGGTGCTCTGCTGCACGCCAGCACTCTGTTGGGCGGTGACATGCGTGGATACGCCATTCTCCGCCGTGGACAGGACAAGGTCGCCGGGGTCTCCGGCTATCCAAAAGCCCTGATTGGTACGGCTCTGAGCGGACCGTGGAGAGCCATGAAGCCCTGCATGCTGGCCGACGGAGCCAGGGAGCTGTACGAGTCCAATCCTGCAGAACTGCACAGCACGCTTGACACCTGTGGCATGAAGGACGTCCGCCTGACGCTGGTGGTGCCCCTGAGTGACCGTGGTCGGGCACTGGGCGCCCTGGTGCTTGACCGGACGTCATCTGAAGGGGTTTCGCCGGCGGCTCAGGAAGCGGTAAACCGGTGGGGAGCGGCCGTTGCGCCGTTAATAGGTGTGCTGGAAAGCCGTGAGGAATGGAAAGCTGCAGCCCGGCAGATCACCGCCTCGGTGGTCGAGGCGATTGAGAGCCAGGATTTTGATGCGCTGGGACATGGTAAGGCGGTGGCGGACCTCAGTGTTGCGCTGGGCCGCGCTGTCGGGCTGGTTGGACGGGACCTGGATGAGCTGTGGTTCGCAGCGACCATGCACGACCTGGGTAAGATTCATGGCGAGACCGCACACGCCCAGGTTGGGGCCAACTTTCTGCACGACGTGCCTCTCATGAACGAGGCCCAGAAGGCCATCCGCCATCATCACGAACGTTGGGACGGTCAGGGAGAACCGGGACGTCTGGCGGGGGAGGACATTCCGCTGTATGCGCGGATCCTGGCGGTGGCCAATGCCTACGTCCGGCTGGGTGACCTGGAGCGCGTCAAAGCCCAGGCTGGCAAGGGTCTTGACCCCAAGCTGGTGGCTGCGCTGGAGAAACTGCCGCAGTGA
- a CDS encoding aminoglycoside phosphotransferase family protein — translation MTLRPASTGESAAPRFPHLEARFGPLTPMDSGMQSRVYATHDGQAVVKVFRNHQGHHRLEADNMRRAGMGQWVVDAVEADGVEALILRRFPGRPLRTADIPAALPELRRIVGSLHQETRGRVDLRRVQERLRRFRSALAAYPLEDLFEAVELPLERGELDQPAAFCHLDLWHDNILVAPHDGSVLVIDWTKAAWDDPLRDLALLKTGTLDLLGADESLQAALSFLPAADTGTLRRYRAYLALTTLHDLYWFLMNEPYEFEGERARKVPRARHALARLPR, via the coding sequence TTGACCCTGCGCCCGGCTTCCACCGGGGAAAGCGCCGCGCCGCGCTTTCCTCACCTGGAAGCGCGCTTTGGGCCACTCACGCCGATGGACTCCGGAATGCAGAGCCGGGTCTATGCCACACACGACGGACAGGCTGTAGTGAAGGTTTTTCGCAACCATCAGGGGCATCATCGCCTTGAGGCTGACAACATGCGCCGCGCCGGCATGGGGCAGTGGGTGGTCGACGCGGTGGAGGCGGACGGCGTTGAAGCCCTGATTCTGCGGCGCTTTCCGGGGCGGCCTCTGCGGACTGCTGATATCCCGGCGGCACTGCCGGAGCTGCGCCGGATTGTGGGGTCCCTGCACCAGGAGACCCGCGGACGTGTCGATCTCCGGCGGGTCCAGGAGCGGTTGCGCCGCTTTCGCAGTGCGTTGGCCGCCTACCCACTGGAAGACCTGTTCGAGGCGGTGGAACTTCCCCTGGAGCGTGGTGAACTCGATCAGCCTGCGGCGTTCTGCCATCTGGACCTGTGGCATGACAATATCCTGGTCGCTCCTCATGACGGCTCGGTTCTGGTCATCGACTGGACCAAGGCGGCCTGGGACGACCCCCTGCGGGACCTGGCTCTGCTCAAGACCGGCACTTTGGATCTGCTCGGCGCTGACGAGAGCCTGCAGGCCGCGCTGTCCTTTCTGCCGGCGGCCGACACTGGCACGCTGCGCCGGTACCGCGCCTATCTGGCCCTGACAACCCTGCATGACCTGTACTGGTTCCTGATGAACGAGCCCTACGAGTTCGAGGGCGAACGGGCCCGTAAGGTCCCCCGCGCGCGACACGCACTGGCCAGACTGCCGCGCTGA
- a CDS encoding metal-binding protein — translation MPSGRVHNLINIAAYSVLAGAVLVASRQDILSITPSQALYFTLAFAVGTFLLSPDLDLAEGKVDSKRHWGVLGVLWVPYGMLFSHRGLSHTWLVGPLTRLAYLAALLALIVGLLRYVAPSVTVPAIPQPISVKVVAPLIAGYYLSQWLHLIADGVRPDHGMRRGLKKLRRR, via the coding sequence GTGCCCAGTGGACGAGTTCATAACCTCATCAATATTGCGGCCTATAGCGTACTGGCCGGCGCGGTCCTGGTTGCCTCCAGGCAGGACATTCTGAGTATCACGCCGTCGCAGGCCCTTTACTTCACCCTGGCCTTTGCTGTGGGAACCTTCCTGCTGTCTCCTGACCTTGACCTCGCCGAAGGGAAAGTAGACAGCAAGCGCCACTGGGGAGTGCTGGGCGTACTGTGGGTGCCCTATGGCATGCTGTTCAGCCACCGGGGCCTGTCACACACCTGGTTGGTGGGCCCACTGACCCGGCTGGCCTACCTGGCCGCACTGCTGGCGCTGATTGTCGGTCTGCTGCGGTACGTGGCGCCGTCCGTAACCGTCCCGGCCATTCCACAGCCCATCAGTGTCAAGGTCGTGGCTCCTTTAATTGCCGGGTACTATCTCAGCCAGTGGCTGCACCTGATCGCCGACGGAGTGCGCCCCGACCATGGCATGCGGCGCGGCTTGAAAAAACTTCGCAGACGCTAG
- a CDS encoding S8 family serine peptidase, translating to MKKLSGSWPILLTLPLLLAACTDNFTTPIVEPPVVQPPAPQPPAPQPPAPQPPSASLPASVNLGYGFSAPVQAAHSGSWQVIDQPAWLSVTPTSGTGEIRLAVAADRSKATPLAADQAKLTGAVILELTAPDKTRTRATITVSADQYRMTGRVADTAKISGQALVTSPINRARPAEARGILVKYRDRVSSSDLVAQSAAQSPATRSREVLSRAGVTVQSARSLNGGLAALKVTDQAAALRALRQNPEVEYAVPNAVLHIQQTSQALAAPLEPTDQYAPLQWPFKLMGYPAVWRDMESGTYNRAVTVAVVDSGVRFDHPDLAGQLWGPAEGALDVLNEPDNGDGDGVDTDPTDPSVSGRSTGSHGTHVTGIIVARWGENAGNCAGCSGTGVVGASYRAPVKVLPIRAIDATGDATVEHIVQALNYAAGLPTLIGGVTYTNPRRAQVINLSLGGAISAEQARPLCDAVHAAKSAGSLVFVAAGNAYGTTPYYPAACPGAVAVGSVTLSGGSAPRHASYSNAYPEVQLSAPGGTDQFSDVFNGGLLNNKAFPDMVFSTGWDYVKNEPQYEAMSGTSQATPQVSALAALLLSKGVTSDAAGTLARLTATATDLGAQGRDDQFGFGMVNAAAALGAPAISDTLGLRLQNARGFVFQPRLDNLGRFEAYLGDGTFRVVGGRDRDRNQIYGETHEPRDERTVKLGPDTPQVELGTLEPK from the coding sequence ATGAAAAAATTGTCTGGTTCCTGGCCGATTCTGCTGACGTTGCCCTTGCTGTTGGCCGCGTGTACGGACAATTTCACAACACCAATCGTTGAACCACCAGTGGTGCAACCCCCTGCTCCGCAACCACCGGCGCCTCAGCCGCCTGCTCCGCAGCCACCGAGCGCCTCGCTTCCAGCCAGCGTAAATCTGGGTTATGGCTTCAGTGCTCCGGTGCAGGCGGCACACTCAGGTTCCTGGCAGGTTATTGACCAGCCGGCCTGGCTGAGCGTAACCCCCACGTCCGGCACCGGAGAGATCAGGCTTGCGGTCGCGGCCGACCGCAGCAAAGCGACACCTCTGGCTGCAGATCAGGCCAAACTGACCGGAGCCGTTATTCTGGAACTAACGGCTCCGGATAAGACGCGCACCAGGGCCACGATCACGGTAAGTGCCGACCAGTACCGCATGACGGGCCGAGTCGCCGACACGGCAAAAATAAGCGGACAGGCCCTGGTGACCTCCCCCATCAACCGCGCCCGCCCGGCCGAAGCGCGCGGCATTCTGGTGAAGTACCGTGACCGCGTGTCTTCGAGTGATCTGGTCGCACAGTCAGCGGCGCAGTCACCTGCCACCCGGAGTCGCGAGGTGCTCAGCAGGGCTGGAGTCACGGTGCAGTCGGCGCGCAGCCTCAATGGAGGACTGGCTGCTCTGAAGGTCACGGACCAGGCCGCCGCTCTGCGCGCCCTGCGGCAGAATCCAGAAGTGGAATATGCGGTGCCGAATGCGGTCCTTCATATCCAGCAGACCAGTCAGGCACTTGCAGCGCCCCTGGAACCCACTGACCAGTATGCGCCGCTTCAATGGCCTTTCAAGTTGATGGGATACCCGGCGGTGTGGCGTGACATGGAGTCCGGCACGTACAACCGTGCAGTTACAGTTGCGGTCGTAGACAGTGGGGTGCGATTCGACCACCCGGATCTGGCCGGGCAGCTATGGGGGCCAGCAGAAGGCGCCCTGGATGTGCTCAACGAACCTGACAACGGCGACGGCGACGGCGTTGACACCGATCCGACCGATCCAAGCGTAAGCGGGCGCAGCACGGGCAGCCATGGTACCCATGTCACCGGAATTATTGTCGCCCGCTGGGGCGAGAATGCCGGCAACTGTGCGGGGTGCAGCGGCACTGGCGTGGTGGGAGCAAGTTACCGCGCGCCGGTCAAGGTGCTGCCCATCCGGGCTATTGACGCCACCGGAGACGCCACGGTGGAGCATATCGTCCAGGCCCTCAACTATGCAGCTGGCCTCCCGACCCTGATCGGCGGCGTCACGTACACCAATCCCCGCCGGGCACAGGTCATCAACCTGAGCCTGGGGGGCGCCATTTCAGCCGAGCAAGCCCGCCCCCTGTGCGACGCTGTGCATGCAGCGAAGTCGGCTGGATCGCTGGTCTTCGTCGCCGCCGGGAACGCTTACGGCACCACACCCTATTACCCGGCTGCCTGTCCCGGCGCCGTGGCCGTGGGCAGCGTGACCCTTTCCGGGGGCAGTGCTCCCAGGCACGCGTCTTACAGCAATGCCTATCCCGAAGTGCAGCTGAGCGCTCCTGGCGGAACAGACCAGTTTTCTGACGTATTCAACGGCGGGCTCCTGAACAACAAGGCCTTCCCGGACATGGTGTTTTCCACCGGCTGGGACTATGTCAAGAACGAGCCTCAGTACGAAGCCATGTCCGGCACCAGCCAGGCCACCCCTCAGGTCTCGGCGCTCGCAGCGCTGCTTCTGAGCAAGGGCGTGACCAGTGACGCGGCCGGCACCCTGGCGCGCCTGACTGCGACGGCCACCGACCTTGGAGCGCAGGGCCGGGATGACCAGTTCGGCTTTGGCATGGTCAACGCAGCTGCGGCCCTTGGCGCTCCTGCCATCAGCGACACGCTGGGGCTGCGGCTGCAGAACGCCCGGGGATTTGTGTTCCAGCCCAGGCTGGACAATCTCGGGCGCTTTGAGGCATACCTGGGCGACGGCACTTTCCGGGTCGTCGGCGGACGGGACCGCGACCGCAACCAGATCTACGGCGAAACGCATGAGCCGCGTGACGAGCGTACGGTTAAGCTTGGCCCGGATACTCCACAAGTCGAGCTGGGAACCCTGGAACCCAAATAA
- a CDS encoding YkgJ family cysteine cluster protein, giving the protein MTSSARLTTSGPHAAVTAPVRRGYERYARQAGQWLQGYQARGGKVYCGAGCFACCNMPIRVSLAEALITADALDPAKARAVENHARAALANARTARNDEEYVRRHRDEVGFCPLLDRETGACSEYDARPTRCRDTFSAFPARYCASGTWEQMSRREQDAYRREVARTPGTDGELHFIAPLEHLSEPVWVAAAKAMRSTWGMEVWGDFWVLTTLARDTTFMARVSAGDARGAWRAAHSRGLAHRDLLELS; this is encoded by the coding sequence ATGACGTCCTCTGCACGCCTCACCACCAGCGGCCCGCACGCAGCTGTTACGGCCCCGGTCCGGCGGGGGTATGAACGCTACGCGCGCCAGGCTGGCCAGTGGCTCCAGGGGTATCAGGCCCGTGGTGGCAAGGTGTATTGCGGAGCGGGCTGCTTCGCATGCTGCAATATGCCAATCCGGGTCAGTCTGGCAGAAGCTCTTATTACCGCTGATGCGCTTGATCCCGCCAAAGCCAGAGCAGTCGAGAATCATGCCCGAGCCGCATTGGCCAACGCCCGAACGGCGCGGAATGACGAAGAATATGTGCGGCGCCACCGTGACGAAGTGGGCTTCTGCCCGCTGCTTGACCGGGAGACGGGAGCATGCAGCGAATACGACGCCCGCCCCACGCGCTGCCGGGACACATTCAGTGCCTTTCCAGCCCGGTACTGCGCGTCGGGAACCTGGGAGCAGATGAGCCGCCGGGAGCAGGATGCCTACCGCCGTGAAGTGGCCAGAACTCCAGGCACCGACGGCGAGCTGCACTTTATTGCGCCGCTTGAACACCTGTCCGAGCCGGTATGGGTCGCGGCAGCCAAGGCCATGCGAAGCACCTGGGGCATGGAGGTCTGGGGAGACTTCTGGGTGCTGACCACCCTGGCGCGAGACACGACCTTCATGGCGCGCGTGTCGGCGGGGGACGCGCGGGGCGCCTGGCGCGCAGCACACAGCCGGGGTCTGGCCCACCGGGACCTGCTTGAACTGAGCTGA
- a CDS encoding MDR family oxidoreductase, with translation MTDSAVLPTTFQALRVFKDAQGTVQAERQTLPVADLPQGEVTVQVTHSSLNYKDGMAVAGRPGILRRYPMTPGIDFAGTVLQDESGTYSPGETVIVTGWGVGERHDGGYATLARVPARWIVRAPEGTDAFWAMSVGTAGFTAMLAVMALEDQGLKAGEVLVTGAAGGVGSTAVALLARAGYEVTASTGRLEEADYLTGLGARHIIGREEMPALKRPMEGERWSGVVDTVGGATLAGAYASTRTHGSVAVCGLAGGAELNTTVYPMILRGVNLLGIDSVTCPTERRESAWARLAHELPAATLAPMTQERGLSELPALAQEILAGRVRGRTVIDVTR, from the coding sequence ATGACAGACAGCGCTGTTCTTCCCACCACATTCCAGGCCCTGCGGGTATTTAAGGACGCCCAGGGCACTGTCCAGGCCGAGCGGCAGACCCTGCCTGTCGCTGATCTGCCCCAAGGCGAGGTCACCGTACAAGTGACCCACTCAAGCCTGAACTACAAAGACGGCATGGCGGTCGCCGGGCGCCCCGGGATCCTGCGCCGCTATCCTATGACCCCGGGCATCGATTTTGCAGGCACTGTTCTGCAGGACGAAAGTGGTACCTATTCCCCTGGTGAGACCGTCATTGTGACGGGGTGGGGCGTAGGCGAGCGCCACGATGGAGGCTACGCGACCCTGGCACGCGTTCCGGCACGCTGGATCGTACGGGCGCCGGAGGGCACCGATGCATTCTGGGCCATGTCGGTCGGAACGGCTGGATTTACCGCCATGCTGGCGGTGATGGCCCTTGAGGACCAGGGGTTGAAAGCTGGCGAGGTCCTCGTGACGGGGGCAGCCGGAGGCGTCGGGAGCACGGCTGTGGCCCTGCTGGCGCGCGCAGGGTATGAGGTGACGGCCAGCACCGGCCGCTTGGAAGAGGCCGACTATCTGACGGGCCTGGGTGCGCGCCACATCATTGGCCGCGAGGAGATGCCTGCGCTGAAACGTCCCATGGAAGGCGAGCGCTGGTCGGGCGTGGTGGACACGGTGGGGGGAGCCACACTGGCGGGCGCCTATGCCTCGACCCGCACTCACGGTAGCGTGGCGGTCTGTGGACTGGCGGGAGGGGCTGAGCTGAACACCACGGTTTATCCCATGATTCTGCGCGGCGTGAATCTGCTCGGCATAGATAGTGTGACCTGCCCGACCGAGCGGCGCGAATCCGCCTGGGCCCGGCTGGCCCACGAGCTGCCTGCCGCGACGCTTGCTCCCATGACCCAGGAACGCGGCCTGAGCGAACTGCCTGCTCTGGCGCAGGAAATTCTGGCTGGACGGGTCCGGGGCCGAACTGTGATTGATGTGACTAGGTAA